TACTCTTTCTCAATCATGTAACATGGTTTGTGTTTGTGGTTTGCTCTTTAACTATGGCTAGCATGATCATGTATTTTCACAACCTGGCTACTCACGATCTCTATAAACCGCGGTGGAGCCAGACACCTGCTAATCGGTGTACATATTTCcctaaatatattttaaaaatccCTTTCAACGATTTTATGAATTCttttggtggtggtgttcttagtATTCAAAAAATTAAAGCGGTGTCAAATTGTTTGGGAAGCAAAATAGTTCCTTCCGGATTGTAGAAATGTATGCGGAATTGAAGTCCATGTCTTCAACAAATGTTCCCAAAATCTAACACCGCATTGTTGTTTACTCTTGTAGAATCTAACTATATTCATGATATGTTAatgatcatagttgaagcttgatTTGTGTATGTCGCGCTCGTGGGTACATGTTTGCACAATTAATCCTTACCTTGTCTCCCTCCTTAGGAAAAGTTTATATAGTTACCTAATATGGGTATGGCGGTGTGTTGTAATGCAGGTTTGGCTTTGGAGCCACTCTCTGGCGCACTAGCAGCTGGCAATGTTGTAGTTGTAAAGCCCTCCGAGCTTGCTCCATCCACCGCCGCATTCCTTGCTGCCAATATACCAAGGTACCTTGATCCTAAGGCTGTGAAGGTCGTCTTAGGTGGACCTGAAGTTGGAGAACAACTAATGGAGCACAGATGGGACAAAGTTCTTTTCACcggtaacagaaaacttgaaaatTCACCTTGCTTCTTCACAAATGATGTCACTACAGACAGCATGCCATCAAATTGTTGTTTCTGTGTGTATGTATCAATGTATGTGATGACCTTTTATTTGTGTTGTTCAGGAAGCGCCAATGTAGGGCGTATTATTTTGACAAAAGCAGCAAAGCACTTGACCCCTGTCGCCCTTGAACTTGGGTCGAAATGTCCGTGCATTGTTGATCAGCTCGATAGTAAGAGGGATAGGCAGGTAATTCTCAGGATGTTTTCATATTTCAAATTGCAACAAGAATCACAATGAGTGACGAGCTAACTATGTACCTCATGTGCTGGTTATACAGATTGCAGTGAATCGAATAGCGGGAGCGAAGTGGTCAGTTTGTGCCGGACAAGCTTGTGTTGCCATCGACTACATCTTGGTCGAGGAGAAATTTGCTCCTATTCTGGTATATATGGTCCACTCCGATGTCCAGTTAACTACAGCACTATATAAGCTCATGGCACATACACCACATATATCTTCCGACTACTTCTTGAGCATGCATTATTTTTTGTCTCTATGAAGATTGAGCTACTGAAATCGACGGTAAAAAGGTTTATCGCTACACCAGAGTGCATGGCCCGGATATTGAACGCAAAGCATTTCCAGAGGTTAAGCAACTTTTTGGACGATAAGAGGGTGGCATGTTCAGTGGTGCACGGGGGATCAGTGAACCATAAGACATTGTAAGTTCCGAGAATTTCACTTTCATGTGTCTGCATCCTTCTTATGGGTATGTAAATGTACAAAATAAATTGACAAATTGGTGTTTCATGACATTATGCCTAATTGCCTATGGTGCAGGACCATTGAACCCACCATATTGTTAAATCCGCCACTCGATTCTGACATCATGACTGAGGAGATATTTGGCCCATTGCTCCCTATCATCACGGTATGTCGAATGGACAATATTATGTGACAGGTCACAATACTATGGTGCTGATGGTGTACGTACATGTGGGCTTTTAGGTGAAGAAGATCGAAGATAGCATTAAATTTGTGACATCGATGCCGAAACCATTGGCAATCTATGCTTTCACCAAAAACGAGAAACTAAAACAGCGATTTATAAATGAAACGTCATCCGGGAGCATCACGTTAAACGACGCAATTGTGCAGGTATGCAAACTTGTCCACCTCATTCCTCCGAACCGCGCACGTTTTCGCAGCATAAAACTTTGTGTTGTCATTCTTTTCACGGTTGAGATTGATGTAATCATGACTACTTCGTTGTTGCAGTATGTAGTGGAAGGCCTCCCGTTCGGTGGCGTCGGGCAAAGCGGATTCGGACAGTACCACGGCAAATACAGCTTCGAGCTTTTCAGCAACAAAAAGGCGGTGTTCAAGAGAAGCTTCCTAATCGAGTTCATGTTCAGATACCCGCCATGGGATGACAGTAAAATCGGGATGCTGAGACATGTTTTCAACACGAACTACATACTTCTACTCCTTGGACTGCTCGGCTTGAGGAGATGATGGAAGAAAAACCGGGAGAAAGAGGCCGGGCGAAATAGCCAAGAGAAGCTACGCCAGATGAACGAAAGCATATGGACTCAAACCACATAAATGCTATATACTTTTGTTCATAATAAAACTGGATTATCTAAGTGTGTAAACAGGTTCTGTTAAGTGTTGTGATTCCTCAAAAGTTTGGCAATATAATACAGTTCGGGAGAACACCCCTAGGTGTTTACCTGTGCCGGCGAAACCACGTTTACACAGCGGATTCCTGATCCAGCAGTTTTTTATGGGTACAAATAAACAATTTCAGACTGGATCCGGGCAGCCCCCTTGAACACTCCACAAGGCACAACATTTTCCACAGTTTTATTCTAAGACTAACAAAACGAGCAATAATGCAGCACGCTAGCAGTTGATCGTTAAACCGACCAATGGGAAACTAAGAACGCAAACTGATCGATGGCTCCCAAATCTCACATGTGGCATGAGCAGGGGCCAACCGTATAGAAACGATGGTTTCAGACCGCACCAAGCAAGAACAGCTAGCCTAAATACTTGGTGCCAGGCATAATTGCTGCTCCCAAATCACGTTGCGAGCATTTGTTTTCGCGCTAATTCAACACGAACGAACAGCAAGAGGGGAGACTTTTGTGCGCGAAGCGATCTGGTCTGCATGTGATTGGTAGCGCGAGAAACGCTAAAATTCACCAGCTTTGCCGTTCAGCTCAGAAACCCAGCTGTCGTTGAGTACCCTATATACAAGTTCTTCTCTGTCCGGCCTCGCGGAAGGCAGGGGATGTGGACGCGAGTACTATACTTAATCATACGGTATTCCAAACGGCCGCGCTGTAATGTCTAAGGACTCTTTCTTTCAGGTTAGTTGCACATACTCTTTCAGGACTCTTTCAGGTTAGTTTCAGGAGTACTTAATTATACCCCTTTTTTTTTGCATCATGGCAGTCGATCCAGAATTGAATCGATATTTTCATCTCGCAAAGCCAACCGATTAGCCAAGAGTTAGTTGCACATACCCTCACATTGAACtcctcaaaaaaaaaagttgatGCAATGCGTTCCATCATGCGTCGCAACCAGCAATTTAAGTACTAACGAGACCCAACTCACCTCTCCAGCGGGTGACTTATCGACCAGGGCAGTTTGTGAACTGTTACGCACGGCACATTTAATTGGCCTCGCCTTCCCGTAGTGTTCTCGAAGGCTTCAGTCGTGGATAACTTGCGCTAGTAATAACGTTGTTAAAAAAAAAATCCCAATCCAGGCCGTCATTAGGCTGTCGATTAGGGCGTCAACAGCAGCAACCGATCCACGAATTTTCGTGCGACTCCTTTCCCGTGACCGTGAGTGACTTGGTCATTTTCGTGCCTCCCCTTTTATAATCCACGCATGCATGGCACGACAGAGAGACGCGCGCGCACGCTCGTGCTTCTGCATTGCTCGTTTGCTCTCCTGCTTGCAATCATCCAAGCAGAAAAGAGGGAGAATAATAAACTGAACCACTGTTGGGGACTCGGCTGCAAGCAACGAGATGGATCTGTGTCCATTTGATCGGCAGGGGAGGAGGGAGTGCATGATGCATGGACGTGCATCCAAGCTGAGTAAACACAACACTTCTGACCATGGTGGATCACATGCATTCACTCAACGCAGCGAATGGCGGGATATCGGCTGAAGATCGACTTTGATTTCCTGAGGAGTAAACTCGCCTCAAACTCAAAGAGTCAAACTAGTACGGCCACAAGATCACATGGGTGGGTGTTTGTATTACTAGCTTATTAACCACGTAAGACGTAACCCCATGTATTATCTCAAACAAAAAACAACTGTGTAAGATCTACAAGCGGAATTGATTAATGAGCCACTACGTGCCGGCCTGCAACCCCATCCATGACATCACAAAAATTGTACGGGACTCCAATGTTCAACCGCTAACTGATCCACTTAAGTGAGAAAAAGTTTGCTGCCCTACCTAAGCATTTACACCCCTACGACAGTAGTACGTACGTATGGTACACCTTTACGAAACGACCGTCTTGCTGGCCGGCTTAGGCCCAACGGCGGAGATCAACGCCGACGTCTTCTCCTGGAGGACGCGCACCACGTCCGTCATGGAGGGCCGGAGCCCGGAGCTGGCGTTGATGCACTGCAACGCAAGCGCCGCCACGGTGACGGCCTCCTCGCGATCGTACGCGTCTCCCAGCCTCCGGTCCACCACGTCGGCCACTCTGCCCTCGCTGACCACGGGCGCCACGGTGACGGCGAGCCGGCAGCCCGTGTCCGCGCAGATGGCCTCCCGGCCGGTGACGAGCTCCAGCAGCAGCACCCCGAAGCTGTAGACGTCGCTCTTCTTGGTGGCCACGCCGGAGCGGAGGAAGAGCGGGTCGACGTACCCCGGGGAGCCCATGACGTGGCGCGCCGAcgccctggcggcggcggcggggaggaccgCGGCGGAGAAGCCGGCGTGTGCGAAGCCGAAGTCGCAGAGCTTGACGTCCATGTTGGCGTCGAGCAGGACGTTGGACGCCTTGACGTCGCCGTGGATGACCGCGGGGTCCTGGCTCTCGTGGAGGTACTCCAGC
This genomic stretch from Hordeum vulgare subsp. vulgare chromosome 6H, MorexV3_pseudomolecules_assembly, whole genome shotgun sequence harbors:
- the LOC123402388 gene encoding salt tolerance receptor-like cytoplasmic kinase 1, which codes for MAMLPRCGLLDCLRGGERETPAHDPRVSAEPSGKSGRARRLDWAEVESVTGGFSSRVIGQGGFSTVYLASLTSSRLGAVKVQRSSERLHRLFRHELDVLLSLRHPHVVRLLAYCDEREEGVLVFEYAPNGDLHERLHRSGQKRAALPWARRMAVAFQVAMALEYLHESQDPAVIHGDVKASNVLLDANMDVKLCDFGFAHAGFSAAVLPAAAARASARHVMGSPGYVDPLFLRSGVATKKSDVYSFGVLLLELVTGREAICADTGCRLAVTVAPVVSEGRVADVVDRRLGDAYDREEAVTVAALALQCINASSGLRPSMTDVVRVLQEKTSALISAVGPKPASKTVVS
- the LOC123404360 gene encoding aldehyde dehydrogenase family 3 member F1-like yields the protein MGSLHEKPEHGFGGLLSGLREAYHSGRTKDLAWRRSQLRGLLRLLTEKEEEIFDALHDDLGKHRAESYRDELGALVKSVNHTLKNLERWAAPEKAQAPLVSFPATALVVPEPLGVVLVFSCWNLPLGLALEPLSGALAAGNVVVVKPSELAPSTAAFLAANIPRYLDPKAVKVVLGGPEVGEQLMEHRWDKVLFTGSANVGRIILTKAAKHLTPVALELGSKCPCIVDQLDSKRDRQIAVNRIAGAKWSVCAGQACVAIDYILVEEKFAPILIELLKSTVKRFIATPECMARILNAKHFQRLSNFLDDKRVACSVVHGGSVNHKTLTIEPTILLNPPLDSDIMTEEIFGPLLPIITVKKIEDSIKFVTSMPKPLAIYAFTKNEKLKQRFINETSSGSITLNDAIVQYVVEGLPFGGVGQSGFGQYHGKYSFELFSNKKAVFKRSFLIEFMFRYPPWDDSKIGMLRHVFNTNYILLLLGLLGLRR